The following are encoded together in the Rana temporaria chromosome 12, aRanTem1.1, whole genome shotgun sequence genome:
- the LOC120919556 gene encoding uncharacterized protein LOC120919556, whose translation MLQDLSLFLGTSLGIQWILWAVTAILQTEKFYDLAGSGTFILLSHLSLRWSGTSYLRQKIQTGLITVWGIRLGTFLFLRILRDGHDRRFNKVRDNPGTFLVYWTLQGIWIFVTLLPSLMLNLEKRNKPLGLVDYCGWILWAVGFLVQAIADQQKWKFKSDPDNTGKCIQSGLWAYSRHPNYLGEILQWSGLFLASSSVLRGYQYMSIISPIFVWFLLNYVSGIPILEKQGLKKWGEDPAYKSYIQQTPVLWPFKF comes from the exons ATGCTTCAGGACCTCTCCCTCTTCCTCGGTACCAGTCTAGGGATCCAGTGGATCCTCTGGGCGGTCACAGCGATACTCCAGACGGAGAAGTTCTATGACTTAGCAG GAAGTGGAACTTTTATTCTTTTGTCACATCTCAGCCTGCGATGGTCAGGGACAAGTTATTTACGCCAGAAGATTCAGACTGGGTTAATCACAGTATGGGGAATACGCCtcgggacatttttgtttctaAGAATCCTCAGAGATGGTCATGATAGGAGATTCAATAAAGTACGAGATAATCCAGGAACATTTCTGGTTTACTGGACACTACAAGGTATCTGGATATTTGTCACATTGCTTCCATCTTTAATGTTAAACCTTGAGAAAAGAAACAAGCCTCTGGGATTGGTTGACTATTGTGGTTGGATCTTGTGGGCAGTTGGTTTCCTGGTGCAGGCCATTGCTGACCAACAGAAATGGAAGTTTAAGAGCGACCCTGACAATACTGGAAAATGTATTCAGAGTGGTCTCTGGGCATACAGTCGTCATCCAAACTACCTTGGAGAGATCTTACAGTGGAGTGGCCTCTTCCTAGCTTCTTCTTCAGTGCTGAGGGGTTACCAGTACATGAGCATCATATCCCCAATATTTGTGTGGTTCCTGCTCAATTATGTCAGTGGTATTCCCATTCTAGAAAAACAAGGCCTGAAAAAATGGGGAGAAGACCCAGCATATAAGAGCTACATCCAGCAAACACCTGTGCTCTGGCCATTTAAATTCTGA